From the Hevea brasiliensis isolate MT/VB/25A 57/8 chromosome 15, ASM3005281v1, whole genome shotgun sequence genome, one window contains:
- the LOC110646914 gene encoding triacylglycerol lipase 2-like: MALHGLSMLFAGFALFILNLLLMLMPHHAYGQNNAPAVGLCDSFVRIHGYECDEFQVTTQDGYILGLQRIPKGLNTSGDSANKPPVLLQHGILVDGACWLINAPEQNLPMILADKGFDVWIANTRGTRFSRQHTSLQPSQSEFWNWSWDELAAYDLSAVIDYVHEQTGQKLRYVGHSLGTLIALASFSEGLLVDKVQSAALFSPIAYLSHLKTALGNFVARSFVAEDIAFFGIAEFNLLGEPAKRFLETACAAPGVDCFDLLNAITGKNCCLNASAVDFFLENEPQSTSTKNFVHLAQTVRDGVVAKYNYGNSTNMIRYGASKPPIYNLSNIPQNLPLFLSYGGQDDLSDTQDVQHLLDNLQSHDVTVQFVEDFAHADFVFGVNASDIVYSQVYNFFVNHQY; this comes from the exons ATGGCTCTCCATGGCTTGTCAATGCTGTTTGCTGGCTTTGCTCTCTTTATTCTTAATCTTTTGTTGATGCTTATGCCCCATCATGCCTACGGCCAAAACAATGCCCCGGCCGTTGGTTTATGTGATTCTTTTGTGAGAATTCATGGTTACGAATGCGATGAGTTTCAA GTGACAACCCAAGATGGATACATCCTTGGCTTGCAAAGAATACCAAAAGGGCTTAATACCAGTGGAGATTCTGCAAACAAGCCCCCAGTTCTACTACAGCATGGAATTCTTGTG GATGGAGCATGCTGGCTTATCAATGCACCAGAACAAAATTTACCAATGATTTTGGCTGATAAAGGGTTTGATGTTTGGATTGCTAACACCAGAGGGACCAGATTTAGCAGGCAACACACCTCTCTCCAACCCAGTCAATCG GAATTCTGGAATTGGTCATGGGATGAATTGGCAGCATACGATCTATCAGCGGTTATTGACTATGTGCACGAACAGACAGGGCAGAAGCTACGTTACGTGGGTCATTCTCTG GGAACTTTGATCGCTTTGGCATCATTCTCGGAAGGATTGCTGGTGGACAAGGTGCAGTCAGCTGCCTTGTTCAGCCCCATTGCTTACTTGAGCCACTTGAAAACTGCACTTGGTAATTTTGTTGCTAGATCCTTTGTTGCTGAG GATATTGCATTCTTCGGTATCGCTGAGTTCAATCTTTTAGG GGAGCCAGCAAAAAGATTTCTTGAAACTGCGTGTGCTGCTCCAGGAGTCGACTGCTTTGATTTGTTAAATGCAATTACTG GGAAGAACTGCTGCCTCAATGCTTCTGCTGTGGATTTCTTCTTGGAGAATGAACCTCAATCCACGTCAACCAAGAATTTTGTGCACCTTGCTCAAA CCGTTCGAGATGGGGTTGTTGCAAAATACAACTATGGGAATTCTACCAATATGATACGTTATGGAGCCAGCAAACCTCCAATTTATAACCTATCAAACATCCCTCAAAATCTTCCTCTCTTCCTCAGCTATGGAGGACAAGACGATCTGTCTGATACTCAAGATGTTCAGCATTTACTAGACAACCTCCAGTCCCATGATGTCACAGTTCAGTTCGTTGAGGATTTTGCTCATGCTGATTTCGTTTTTGGGGTCAATGCTTCAGATATCGTTTACAGTCAAGTTTATAATTTTTTCGTGAATCATCAGTACTGA